From a single Nematostella vectensis chromosome 3, jaNemVect1.1, whole genome shotgun sequence genomic region:
- the LOC125561344 gene encoding methanethiol oxidase-like isoform X1, producing MSKVSAAQNRVRNNAGHCKCGPGYATPIAAMSGPREQIVYLPCIHNNTPINKPDYLATVDVDPTSPTYSQVIHRLPMPYIGDELHHTGWNACSSCYGDPSKSRNRLIMPGLISSRVYVIDVSTNPRAPRIHRIVEPEEVFAKTGAANLHTTHCLGSGEVMISTLGTADGKARGGFILLDGETFHVKGQWERDNVGVPMGYDFWYQPRHNVLMSTEWGAPEAFSRGFYLEDLTSNKFGSHVHVWDWTTHEKVQTMDLGFGTIPLEIRFLHDPSQPQGFTGCALSSTIVRLFKTPDNSWSHETVITVPPKKVEGWVLPEMPGLITDILISLDDKYLYFSNWLQGDLRQYDITDPRNPKLTGRLFIGGSMTRNSAVKMIPDDDLQEAPMECYVKGKKVEGGPQMIQLSLDGKRLYVTTSLYSNWDKQFYPELVKKGAMLLVVDVDHVNGGMMLNKDFLVDFGEEPDGPTLAHEVRYPGGDCSSDIWL from the exons ATGAGTAAAG TGAGTGCTGCTCAAAACAGGGTCCGTAACAACGCGG GGCACTGCAAATGTGGACCTGGATATGCCACGCCCATAGCCGCCATGAGTGGGCCACGTGAACAGATCGTGTACCTGCCGTGTATCCATAACAACACACCTATCAACAAACCGGACTACCTCGCCACTGTTGACGTGGACCCCACCTCGCCAACATACAGTCAG GTGATCCACAGGCTTCCCATGCCGTACATCGGAGATGAGTTGCACCATACCGGCTGGAACGCGTGCAGTAGTTGCTATGGAGACCCTAGCAAGAGCCGAAACCGACTGATCATGCCCGGCCTCATTTCGTCACGTGTTTACGTTATCGACGTGTCCACAAACCCACGTGCTCCCAGAATTCATAGG ATTGTTGAACCAGAGGAAGTATTTGCCAAGACCGGGGCCGCAAACCTTCATACAACTCACTGCCTGGGTAGCGGTGAGGTGATGATCAGTACACTCGGGACAGCAGACGGCAAAGCCAGAG GTGGGTTCATTCTCCTGGACGGCGAGACGTTCCATGTAAAGGGTCAGTGGGAGAGGGATAATGTCGGTGTACCTATGGGTTACGACTTTTGGTACCAGCCTCGACATAACGTCCTCATGAGCACCGAGTGGGGCGCCCCGGAGGCTTTCAGTCGGGGATTTTATCTGGAAGATCTAACTTCGA ACAAGTTCGGCTCCCACGTTCACGTTTGGGACTGGACCACACACGAGAAAGTCCAAACCATGGATTTGGGATTCGGTACTATTCCCTTGGAGATCAGATTCCTGCACGACCCCAGTCAACCACAGGGATTTACTGGCTGTGCCCTCAGCTCAACTATCGTCAGGCTCTTCAAAACCCCG GACAACTCTTGGAGCCACGAAACCGTTATCACTGTGCCGCCCAAGAAAGTAGAGGGCTGGGTCCTACCGGAAATGCCTG GTCTTATCACGGATATCTTGATCTCTCTGGATGACAAGTACCTGTACTTCAGTAACTGGCTTCAGGGAGATCTGAGACAGTACGACATCACAGATCCCAGGAACCCTAAGCTAACTGGAAGG CTTTTCATTGGTGGCAGCATGACGCGTAACAGCGCCGTGAAGATGATTCCTGATGACGACCTGCAAGAGGCGCCCATGGAGTGTTACGTGAAGGGAAAGAAGGTGGAGGGAGGACCGCAGATGATTCAACTCAGCCTGGACGGCAAGCGGCTGTATGTCACTACCTCACTATACAGCAATTGGGACAAACAGTTTTACCCGGAGTTAGTTAA AAAAGGCGCTATGCTGCTCGTGGTCGATGTGGACCATGTAAACGGTGGTATGATGCTCAACAAAGACTTCTTGGTGGACTTTGGCGAGGAACCGGATGGTCCCACCCTGGCCCACGAGGTCCGTTATCCTGGGGGTGACTGCTCCTCGGACATTTGGCTCTAG
- the LOC125561344 gene encoding methanethiol oxidase-like isoform X2 yields the protein MSKVSAAQNRVRNNAGHCKCGPGYATPIAAMSGPREQIVYLPCIHNNTPINKPDYLATVDVDPTSPTYSQVIHRLPMPYIGDELHHTGWNACSSCYGDPSKSRNRLIMPGLISSRVYVIDVSTNPRAPRIHRIVEPEEVFAKTGAANLHTTHCLGSGEVMISTLGTADGKARGGFILLDGETFHVKGQWERDNVGVPMGYDFWYQPRHNVLMSTEWGAPEAFSRGFYLEDLTSNKFGSHVHVWDWTTHEKVQTMDLGFGTIPLEIRFLHDPSQPQGFTGCALSSTIVRLFKTPDNSWSHETVITVPPKKVEGWVLPEMPGLITDILISLDDKYLYFSNWLQGDLRQYDITDPRNPKLTGRLFIGGSMTRNSAVKMIPDDDLQEAPMECYVKGKKVEGGPQMIQLSLDGKRLKGAMLLVVDVDHVNGGMMLNKDFLVDFGEEPDGPTLAHEVRYPGGDCSSDIWL from the exons ATGAGTAAAG TGAGTGCTGCTCAAAACAGGGTCCGTAACAACGCGG GGCACTGCAAATGTGGACCTGGATATGCCACGCCCATAGCCGCCATGAGTGGGCCACGTGAACAGATCGTGTACCTGCCGTGTATCCATAACAACACACCTATCAACAAACCGGACTACCTCGCCACTGTTGACGTGGACCCCACCTCGCCAACATACAGTCAG GTGATCCACAGGCTTCCCATGCCGTACATCGGAGATGAGTTGCACCATACCGGCTGGAACGCGTGCAGTAGTTGCTATGGAGACCCTAGCAAGAGCCGAAACCGACTGATCATGCCCGGCCTCATTTCGTCACGTGTTTACGTTATCGACGTGTCCACAAACCCACGTGCTCCCAGAATTCATAGG ATTGTTGAACCAGAGGAAGTATTTGCCAAGACCGGGGCCGCAAACCTTCATACAACTCACTGCCTGGGTAGCGGTGAGGTGATGATCAGTACACTCGGGACAGCAGACGGCAAAGCCAGAG GTGGGTTCATTCTCCTGGACGGCGAGACGTTCCATGTAAAGGGTCAGTGGGAGAGGGATAATGTCGGTGTACCTATGGGTTACGACTTTTGGTACCAGCCTCGACATAACGTCCTCATGAGCACCGAGTGGGGCGCCCCGGAGGCTTTCAGTCGGGGATTTTATCTGGAAGATCTAACTTCGA ACAAGTTCGGCTCCCACGTTCACGTTTGGGACTGGACCACACACGAGAAAGTCCAAACCATGGATTTGGGATTCGGTACTATTCCCTTGGAGATCAGATTCCTGCACGACCCCAGTCAACCACAGGGATTTACTGGCTGTGCCCTCAGCTCAACTATCGTCAGGCTCTTCAAAACCCCG GACAACTCTTGGAGCCACGAAACCGTTATCACTGTGCCGCCCAAGAAAGTAGAGGGCTGGGTCCTACCGGAAATGCCTG GTCTTATCACGGATATCTTGATCTCTCTGGATGACAAGTACCTGTACTTCAGTAACTGGCTTCAGGGAGATCTGAGACAGTACGACATCACAGATCCCAGGAACCCTAAGCTAACTGGAAGG CTTTTCATTGGTGGCAGCATGACGCGTAACAGCGCCGTGAAGATGATTCCTGATGACGACCTGCAAGAGGCGCCCATGGAGTGTTACGTGAAGGGAAAGAAGGTGGAGGGAGGACCGCAGATGATTCAACTCAGCCTGGACGGCAAGCGGCT AAAAGGCGCTATGCTGCTCGTGGTCGATGTGGACCATGTAAACGGTGGTATGATGCTCAACAAAGACTTCTTGGTGGACTTTGGCGAGGAACCGGATGGTCCCACCCTGGCCCACGAGGTCCGTTATCCTGGGGGTGACTGCTCCTCGGACATTTGGCTCTAG
- the LOC125561346 gene encoding uncharacterized protein LOC125561346 isoform X3, with protein sequence MPSVLFRKKRSKYPITSTPMRHNSAQFPRSGSLDNSTEPLISSPPQRSQSYDLDHQQPIRPPIPTFQDNGPHYKVPQVTSSAPKDDIQLPPVGYNRPAMPRSPNGVRSPPPTYNEVYSPKQQRDASPGYRV encoded by the exons ATGCCTTCGGTCTTGTTTCGCAAAAAAC GCTCCAAGTACCCGATAACCAGCACGCCAATGCGGCATAATAGTGCTCAGTTCCCACGCAGCGGCTCATTAGACAACTCTACCGAACCGCTGATCTCCTCGCCACCACAGAGATCCCAGTCTTATGACCTGGATCACCAGCAGCCAATCAGACCGCCGATACCCACATTCCAAGACAACGGACCGCATTACAAG GTCCCacaagtgacgtcatcagcgCCCAAAGACGACATCCAACTCCCTCCTGTGGGGTATAACAGACCCGCCATGCCCCGATCTCCTAACGGAGTACGGTCACCGCCACCAACTTACAACGAAGTGTACAGTCCTAAACAGCAGAGAGACGCA AGCCCAGGCTACCGCGTCTAG
- the LOC125561346 gene encoding uncharacterized protein LOC125561346 isoform X1, giving the protein MPSVLFRKKRSKYPITSTPMRHNSAQFPRSGSLDNSTEPLISSPPQRSQSYDLDHQQPIRPPIPTFQDNGPHYKVPQVTSSAPKDDIQLPPVGYNRPAMPRSPNGVRSPPPTYNEVYSPKQQRDAGEVVADLDKELAGLEGLMKDLNEITGNDYLS; this is encoded by the exons ATGCCTTCGGTCTTGTTTCGCAAAAAAC GCTCCAAGTACCCGATAACCAGCACGCCAATGCGGCATAATAGTGCTCAGTTCCCACGCAGCGGCTCATTAGACAACTCTACCGAACCGCTGATCTCCTCGCCACCACAGAGATCCCAGTCTTATGACCTGGATCACCAGCAGCCAATCAGACCGCCGATACCCACATTCCAAGACAACGGACCGCATTACAAG GTCCCacaagtgacgtcatcagcgCCCAAAGACGACATCCAACTCCCTCCTGTGGGGTATAACAGACCCGCCATGCCCCGATCTCCTAACGGAGTACGGTCACCGCCACCAACTTACAACGAAGTGTACAGTCCTAAACAGCAGAGAGACGCA GGTGAAGTTGTCGCCGATCTAGACAAAGAATTAGCTGGCCTTGAAGGGCTCATGAAAGACTTGAATGAAATAACTGGCAATGATTATCTTTCTTAA
- the LOC5512750 gene encoding methanethiol oxidase-like isoform X2, producing MSKVSAAQNRVRNIAGHCKCGPGYATPIAAMSGPREQIVYLPCIHNNTPINKPDYLATVDVDPTSPTYSQVIHRLPMPYIGDELHHTGWNACSSCYGDPSKSRNRLIMPGLISSRVYVIDVSTNPRAPRIHRIVEPEEVFAKTGAANLHTTHCLGSGEVMISTLGTADGKARGGFILLDGETFHVKGQWERDNVGVPMGYDFWYQPRHNVLMSTEWGAPEAFIRGFYLEDLTSNKFGSHVHVWDWTTHEKVQTMDLGFGTIPLEIRFLHDPSQPQGFTGCALSSTIVRLFKTPDNSWSHETVITVPPKKVEGWVLPEMPGLITDILISLDDKYLYFSNWLQGDLRQYDITDPRNPKLTGRLFIGGSMTRNSAVKMIPDDDLQEAPMECYVKGKKVEGGPQMIQLSLDGKRLKGAMLLVVDVDHVNGGMMLNKDFLVDFGEEPDGPTLAHEVRYPGGDCSSDIWL from the exons TGAGTGCTGCTCAAAACAGGGTCCGTAACATCGCGG GGCACTGCAAATGTGGACCTGGATATGCCACGCCCATAGCCGCCATGAGTGGGCCACGTGAACAGATCGTGTACCTGCCGTGTATCCATAACAACACACCTATCAACAAACCGGACTACCTCGCCACTGTTGACGTGGACCCCACCTCGCCAACATACAGTCAG GTGATCCACAGGCTTCCCATGCCGTACATCGGAGATGAGTTGCACCATACCGGCTGGAACGCGTGCAGTAGTTGCTATGGAGACCCTAGCAAGAGCCGAAACCGACTGATCATGCCCGGCCTCATTTCATCACGTGTTTACGTTATCGACGTGTCCACAAACCCACGTGCTCCCAGAATTCATAGG ATTGTTGAACCAGAGGAAGTATTTGCCAAGACCGGGGCCGCAAACCTTCATACAACTCACTGCCTGGGTAGCGGTGAGGTGATGATCAGTACACTCGGGACAGCAGACGGCAAAGCCAGAG GTGGGTTCATTCTCCTGGACGGCGAGACGTTCCATGTAAAGGGTCAGTGGGAGAGGGATAATGTCGGTGTACCTATGGGTTACGACTTTTGGTACCAGCCTCGACATAACGTCCTCATGAGCACCGAGTGGGGCGCCCCGGAGGCTTTCATTCGGGGATTTTATCTGGAAGATCTAACTTCGA ACAAGTTCGGCTCCCACGTTCACGTTTGGGACTGGACCACACACGAGAAAGTCCAAACCATGGATTTGGGATTCGGTACTATTCCCTTGGAGATCAGATTCCTGCACGACCCCAGTCAACCACAGGGATTTACTGGCTGTGCCCTCAGCTCAACTATCGTCAGGCTCTTCAAAACCCCG GACAACTCTTGGAGCCACGAAACCGTTATCACTGTGCCGCCCAAGAAAGTAGAGGGCTGGGTCCTACCGGAAATGCCTG GTCTTATCACGGATATCTTGATCTCTCTGGATGACAAGTACCTGTACTTCAGTAACTGGCTTCAGGGAGATCTGAGACAGTACGACATCACAGATCCCAGGAACCCTAAGCTAACTGGAAGG CTTTTCATTGGTGGCAGCATGACGCGTAACAGCGCCGTGAAGATGATTCCTGATGACGACCTGCAAGAGGCGCCCATGGAGTGTTACGTGAAGGGAAAGAAGGTGGAGGGAGGACCGCAGATGATTCAACTCAGCCTGGACGGCAAGCGGCT AAAAGGCGCTATGCTGCTCGTGGTCGATGTGGACCATGTAAACGGTGGTATGATGCTCAACAAAGACTTCTTGGTGGACTTTGGCGAGGAACCGGATGGTCCCACCCTGGCCCACGAGGTCCGTTATCCTGGGGGTGACTGCTCCTCGGACATTTGGCTCTAG
- the LOC125561344 gene encoding methanethiol oxidase-like isoform X3, whose protein sequence is MSKVSAAQNRVRNNAGHCKCGPGYATPIAAMSGPREQIVYLPCIHNNTPINKPDYLATVDVDPTSPTYSQVIHRLPMPYIGDELHHTGWNACSSCYGDPSKSRNRLIMPGLISSRVYVIDVSTNPRAPRIHRIVEPEEVFAKTGAANLHTTHCLGSGEVMISTLGTADGKARDKFGSHVHVWDWTTHEKVQTMDLGFGTIPLEIRFLHDPSQPQGFTGCALSSTIVRLFKTPDNSWSHETVITVPPKKVEGWVLPEMPGLITDILISLDDKYLYFSNWLQGDLRQYDITDPRNPKLTGRLFIGGSMTRNSAVKMIPDDDLQEAPMECYVKGKKVEGGPQMIQLSLDGKRLYVTTSLYSNWDKQFYPELVKKGAMLLVVDVDHVNGGMMLNKDFLVDFGEEPDGPTLAHEVRYPGGDCSSDIWL, encoded by the exons ATGAGTAAAG TGAGTGCTGCTCAAAACAGGGTCCGTAACAACGCGG GGCACTGCAAATGTGGACCTGGATATGCCACGCCCATAGCCGCCATGAGTGGGCCACGTGAACAGATCGTGTACCTGCCGTGTATCCATAACAACACACCTATCAACAAACCGGACTACCTCGCCACTGTTGACGTGGACCCCACCTCGCCAACATACAGTCAG GTGATCCACAGGCTTCCCATGCCGTACATCGGAGATGAGTTGCACCATACCGGCTGGAACGCGTGCAGTAGTTGCTATGGAGACCCTAGCAAGAGCCGAAACCGACTGATCATGCCCGGCCTCATTTCGTCACGTGTTTACGTTATCGACGTGTCCACAAACCCACGTGCTCCCAGAATTCATAGG ATTGTTGAACCAGAGGAAGTATTTGCCAAGACCGGGGCCGCAAACCTTCATACAACTCACTGCCTGGGTAGCGGTGAGGTGATGATCAGTACACTCGGGACAGCAGACGGCAAAGCCAGAG ACAAGTTCGGCTCCCACGTTCACGTTTGGGACTGGACCACACACGAGAAAGTCCAAACCATGGATTTGGGATTCGGTACTATTCCCTTGGAGATCAGATTCCTGCACGACCCCAGTCAACCACAGGGATTTACTGGCTGTGCCCTCAGCTCAACTATCGTCAGGCTCTTCAAAACCCCG GACAACTCTTGGAGCCACGAAACCGTTATCACTGTGCCGCCCAAGAAAGTAGAGGGCTGGGTCCTACCGGAAATGCCTG GTCTTATCACGGATATCTTGATCTCTCTGGATGACAAGTACCTGTACTTCAGTAACTGGCTTCAGGGAGATCTGAGACAGTACGACATCACAGATCCCAGGAACCCTAAGCTAACTGGAAGG CTTTTCATTGGTGGCAGCATGACGCGTAACAGCGCCGTGAAGATGATTCCTGATGACGACCTGCAAGAGGCGCCCATGGAGTGTTACGTGAAGGGAAAGAAGGTGGAGGGAGGACCGCAGATGATTCAACTCAGCCTGGACGGCAAGCGGCTGTATGTCACTACCTCACTATACAGCAATTGGGACAAACAGTTTTACCCGGAGTTAGTTAA AAAAGGCGCTATGCTGCTCGTGGTCGATGTGGACCATGTAAACGGTGGTATGATGCTCAACAAAGACTTCTTGGTGGACTTTGGCGAGGAACCGGATGGTCCCACCCTGGCCCACGAGGTCCGTTATCCTGGGGGTGACTGCTCCTCGGACATTTGGCTCTAG
- the LOC5512750 gene encoding methanethiol oxidase-like isoform X3 has protein sequence MSKVSAAQNRVRNIAGHCKCGPGYATPIAAMSGPREQIVYLPCIHNNTPINKPDYLATVDVDPTSPTYSQVIHRLPMPYIGDELHHTGWNACSSCYGDPSKSRNRLIMPGLISSRVYVIDVSTNPRAPRIHRIVEPEEVFAKTGAANLHTTHCLGSGEVMISTLGTADGKARDKFGSHVHVWDWTTHEKVQTMDLGFGTIPLEIRFLHDPSQPQGFTGCALSSTIVRLFKTPDNSWSHETVITVPPKKVEGWVLPEMPGLITDILISLDDKYLYFSNWLQGDLRQYDITDPRNPKLTGRLFIGGSMTRNSAVKMIPDDDLQEAPMECYVKGKKVEGGPQMIQLSLDGKRLYVTTSLYSNWDKQFYPELVKKGAMLLVVDVDHVNGGMMLNKDFLVDFGEEPDGPTLAHEVRYPGGDCSSDIWL, from the exons TGAGTGCTGCTCAAAACAGGGTCCGTAACATCGCGG GGCACTGCAAATGTGGACCTGGATATGCCACGCCCATAGCCGCCATGAGTGGGCCACGTGAACAGATCGTGTACCTGCCGTGTATCCATAACAACACACCTATCAACAAACCGGACTACCTCGCCACTGTTGACGTGGACCCCACCTCGCCAACATACAGTCAG GTGATCCACAGGCTTCCCATGCCGTACATCGGAGATGAGTTGCACCATACCGGCTGGAACGCGTGCAGTAGTTGCTATGGAGACCCTAGCAAGAGCCGAAACCGACTGATCATGCCCGGCCTCATTTCATCACGTGTTTACGTTATCGACGTGTCCACAAACCCACGTGCTCCCAGAATTCATAGG ATTGTTGAACCAGAGGAAGTATTTGCCAAGACCGGGGCCGCAAACCTTCATACAACTCACTGCCTGGGTAGCGGTGAGGTGATGATCAGTACACTCGGGACAGCAGACGGCAAAGCCAGAG ACAAGTTCGGCTCCCACGTTCACGTTTGGGACTGGACCACACACGAGAAAGTCCAAACCATGGATTTGGGATTCGGTACTATTCCCTTGGAGATCAGATTCCTGCACGACCCCAGTCAACCACAGGGATTTACTGGCTGTGCCCTCAGCTCAACTATCGTCAGGCTCTTCAAAACCCCG GACAACTCTTGGAGCCACGAAACCGTTATCACTGTGCCGCCCAAGAAAGTAGAGGGCTGGGTCCTACCGGAAATGCCTG GTCTTATCACGGATATCTTGATCTCTCTGGATGACAAGTACCTGTACTTCAGTAACTGGCTTCAGGGAGATCTGAGACAGTACGACATCACAGATCCCAGGAACCCTAAGCTAACTGGAAGG CTTTTCATTGGTGGCAGCATGACGCGTAACAGCGCCGTGAAGATGATTCCTGATGACGACCTGCAAGAGGCGCCCATGGAGTGTTACGTGAAGGGAAAGAAGGTGGAGGGAGGACCGCAGATGATTCAACTCAGCCTGGACGGCAAGCGGCTGTATGTCACTACCTCACTATACAGCAATTGGGACAAACAGTTTTACCCGGAGTTAGTTAA AAAAGGCGCTATGCTGCTCGTGGTCGATGTGGACCATGTAAACGGTGGTATGATGCTCAACAAAGACTTCTTGGTGGACTTTGGCGAGGAACCGGATGGTCCCACCCTGGCCCACGAGGTCCGTTATCCTGGGGGTGACTGCTCCTCGGACATTTGGCTCTAG
- the LOC5512750 gene encoding methanethiol oxidase-like isoform X1 yields the protein MSKVSAAQNRVRNIAGHCKCGPGYATPIAAMSGPREQIVYLPCIHNNTPINKPDYLATVDVDPTSPTYSQVIHRLPMPYIGDELHHTGWNACSSCYGDPSKSRNRLIMPGLISSRVYVIDVSTNPRAPRIHRIVEPEEVFAKTGAANLHTTHCLGSGEVMISTLGTADGKARGGFILLDGETFHVKGQWERDNVGVPMGYDFWYQPRHNVLMSTEWGAPEAFIRGFYLEDLTSNKFGSHVHVWDWTTHEKVQTMDLGFGTIPLEIRFLHDPSQPQGFTGCALSSTIVRLFKTPDNSWSHETVITVPPKKVEGWVLPEMPGLITDILISLDDKYLYFSNWLQGDLRQYDITDPRNPKLTGRLFIGGSMTRNSAVKMIPDDDLQEAPMECYVKGKKVEGGPQMIQLSLDGKRLYVTTSLYSNWDKQFYPELVKKGAMLLVVDVDHVNGGMMLNKDFLVDFGEEPDGPTLAHEVRYPGGDCSSDIWL from the exons TGAGTGCTGCTCAAAACAGGGTCCGTAACATCGCGG GGCACTGCAAATGTGGACCTGGATATGCCACGCCCATAGCCGCCATGAGTGGGCCACGTGAACAGATCGTGTACCTGCCGTGTATCCATAACAACACACCTATCAACAAACCGGACTACCTCGCCACTGTTGACGTGGACCCCACCTCGCCAACATACAGTCAG GTGATCCACAGGCTTCCCATGCCGTACATCGGAGATGAGTTGCACCATACCGGCTGGAACGCGTGCAGTAGTTGCTATGGAGACCCTAGCAAGAGCCGAAACCGACTGATCATGCCCGGCCTCATTTCATCACGTGTTTACGTTATCGACGTGTCCACAAACCCACGTGCTCCCAGAATTCATAGG ATTGTTGAACCAGAGGAAGTATTTGCCAAGACCGGGGCCGCAAACCTTCATACAACTCACTGCCTGGGTAGCGGTGAGGTGATGATCAGTACACTCGGGACAGCAGACGGCAAAGCCAGAG GTGGGTTCATTCTCCTGGACGGCGAGACGTTCCATGTAAAGGGTCAGTGGGAGAGGGATAATGTCGGTGTACCTATGGGTTACGACTTTTGGTACCAGCCTCGACATAACGTCCTCATGAGCACCGAGTGGGGCGCCCCGGAGGCTTTCATTCGGGGATTTTATCTGGAAGATCTAACTTCGA ACAAGTTCGGCTCCCACGTTCACGTTTGGGACTGGACCACACACGAGAAAGTCCAAACCATGGATTTGGGATTCGGTACTATTCCCTTGGAGATCAGATTCCTGCACGACCCCAGTCAACCACAGGGATTTACTGGCTGTGCCCTCAGCTCAACTATCGTCAGGCTCTTCAAAACCCCG GACAACTCTTGGAGCCACGAAACCGTTATCACTGTGCCGCCCAAGAAAGTAGAGGGCTGGGTCCTACCGGAAATGCCTG GTCTTATCACGGATATCTTGATCTCTCTGGATGACAAGTACCTGTACTTCAGTAACTGGCTTCAGGGAGATCTGAGACAGTACGACATCACAGATCCCAGGAACCCTAAGCTAACTGGAAGG CTTTTCATTGGTGGCAGCATGACGCGTAACAGCGCCGTGAAGATGATTCCTGATGACGACCTGCAAGAGGCGCCCATGGAGTGTTACGTGAAGGGAAAGAAGGTGGAGGGAGGACCGCAGATGATTCAACTCAGCCTGGACGGCAAGCGGCTGTATGTCACTACCTCACTATACAGCAATTGGGACAAACAGTTTTACCCGGAGTTAGTTAA AAAAGGCGCTATGCTGCTCGTGGTCGATGTGGACCATGTAAACGGTGGTATGATGCTCAACAAAGACTTCTTGGTGGACTTTGGCGAGGAACCGGATGGTCCCACCCTGGCCCACGAGGTCCGTTATCCTGGGGGTGACTGCTCCTCGGACATTTGGCTCTAG